In Halichondria panicea chromosome 9, odHalPani1.1, whole genome shotgun sequence, a genomic segment contains:
- the LOC135341902 gene encoding cytochrome P450 3A24-like has protein sequence MLAASVCGITLLLLLYWIYKVFWAPFQVFKRLGIKGPKPELILGNSRLRQKIGLIKFLSLLYNDYGPISGFYFGIAPQLVIFDLDILKQVLVKEFDSFMDRPIFPDLLRRKRLPRGLLLTRGEAWKTSRRTLTPTFSAAKMKMMVPLIENSAQGLLKRMGEIAESGQSADVFKVFGSFTMETIIATAFGRVIDIQGGENDELTNAADLIFRGTAEGNKTSAAYVLPLINNFPWLVPVLRFLISRSKRGLAMETLQDTALSLINERRKSSLQGNYKDMLQLMIDATVDEEGEQSCPVGGKKLTNEQIVGLCTGFFLAGYETTANTLSYTAYLLALHPEVQEKLQRDIDSYMEDNPDAGLYEASQEITYLDLVVQESLRLYPPAPMILRLCNKTITINDLTIPKGVSVAVPIAHLHKDPQYWEEPDKFIPERFTSEEKAKRPQLCYMPFGHGPRNCIGMRFAMLEAKLALIEVLRKFSFVRAPDTEVPLETVVGITMAPKNGVFVKVIPRD, from the exons ATGTTGGCAGCTTCAGTCTGTGGAATAACTTTACTCCTCTTACTCTACTGGATATACAA GGTATTCTGGGCACCATTTCAGGTCTTCAAACGTCTCGGAATCAAAGGACCGAAACCAGAGCTGATCCTTGGAAATTCTAGACTCCGACAGAAGATT gGCCTGATCAAGTTCCTCAGTTTACTCTATAACGATTATGGACCCATCTCTGG GTTCTATTTCGGGATTGCTCCTCAACTTGTGATCTTTGACCTGGACATTTTGAAGCAAGTGCTAGTGAAGGAGTTCGACTCCTTTATGGACAGACCA ATATTCCCTGACTTATTACGTCGTAAGCGCTTACCTCGTGGACTACTCTTAACGCGTGGAGAAGCTTGGAAGACTTCCAGACGAACTCTCACTCCCACTTTCTCAGCTGCCAAGATGAAGATG aTGGTTCCCCTGATTGAGAACAGTGCTCAGGGTCTACTGAAGAGGATGGGGGAGATTGCCGAGTCTGGACAGAGTGCAGATGTCTTCAA AGTCTTTGGCTCGTTCACCATGGAGACCATTATAGCGACAGCATTCGGACGAGTGATTGACATTCAGGGCGGGGAGAATGATGAGCTGACTAATGCTGCCGACCTCATATTCAGAGGAACTGCAGAAGGAAACAAAACCTCTGCGGCATATGTACTTCCTCTCATCA ataactTCCCCTGGTTGGTGCCTGTTTTGCGCTTCCTTATATCCCGATCAAAGAGGGGGCTGGCAATGGAAACGCTGCAAGATACAGCCCTTAGTTTAATAAATGAGCGCAGAAAAAGTAGCCTCCAAGGAAAT TACAAGGACATGCTTCAGCTGATGATAGACGCTACTGTGGATGAGGAGGGGGAGCAGTCTTGTCCAGTCGGCGGTAAGAAACTGACCAACGAGCAGATTGTTGGTCTATGTACAGGGTTTTTCCTGGCCGGCTATGAGACCACTGCCAACACCCTCTCCTACACGGCCTACTTGCTGGCACTCCACCCTGAAGTGCAGGAGAAGCTCCAGAGAGACATAGACAGTTACATGGAGGACAACCCC GATGCTGGTCTGTACGAGGCCAGTCAGGAGATCACCTATCTGGATCTGGTGGTGCAAGAATCACTCAGACTGTACCCTCCTGCACCAAT GATTCTACGCCTGTGTAACAAGACCATCACCATCAATGACCTGACTATCCCAAAAGGAGTGTCCGTGGCCGTTCCTATTGCACACCTGCACAAGGACCCACAGTATTGGGAGGAACCTGACAAGTTCATCCCTGAAAG GTTCACCTCTGAGGAGAAGGCCAAGCGCCCACAGCTGTGTTACATGCCATTCGGACATGGCCCTAGAAACTGTATTGGTATGAGGTTTGCTATGCTTGAGGCTAAACTGGCTCTGATTGAAGTGCTGAGGAAGTTCTCTTTTGTGAGGGCCCCCGACACAGAG GTTCCCCTGGAGACTGTGGTAGGGATCACCATGGCTCCCAAGAATGGAGTCTTCGTTAAAGTTATACCTAGAGACTAA
- the LOC135341922 gene encoding DNA polymerase delta subunit 3-like — protein sequence MLGDSLYLDNIEEYVQDESKIVTYKWLSRCLEVPANTAKQMLYSYVSRCQESTSAHHQLSVTYLVTGVSNNQGHQVCIVEEEDLEDTKKKFSALLGVHIYSVQKHKLKETCSLYITDYDIGEDHISNYSRWSPIECSVNTKKVVAKKEKSVSQNDSTAKPPLPTLSHMERTSDSKQDIAVSQVVKEKPRQTAKVSTSSKPKPKPPAKGSMMSFFGIASSDKQKAPPAKKVEAKPQQQKPQQKETSQLKEPVSSVSKPATTSPKKEEPPSSRIKTTKSKASGLFDGLDDSDIDNEDSEEEKPQPKQAKPLRQRGKRKNQTTQVAKKEKIIVDPQQKRRRVQELSSDEETTESDLRSVPATKVKTELGGKRRKKIRRLVPKMYMTDDGEMVTERSWEMVSTDASGEEDCVLTVSKKAKIEPKKEEAKVSPKKTKQATLMNFFTK from the exons ATGTTAGGAGATTCACTGTATCTAGACAATATAGAGGAGTATGTACAAGATGAGAGCAAAATT GTGACCTACAAATGGCTGAGCAGGTGCTTGGAAGTGCCTGCCAATACCGCAAAGCA AATGTTGTACTCTTATGTGTCTCGCTGTCAGGAGAGCACCTCAGCCCACCACCAGCTAAGTGTCACCTACCTCGTCACTGGAGTCTCCAATAATCAG GGCCATCAAGTGTGTATAGTTGAGGAGGAGGATTTAGAAG ATACAAAGAAGAAGTTTTCTGCGCTGCTCGGTGTTCATATCTATTCTGTGCAAAAACACAAGTTAAAG GAGACCTGCTCTCTGTATATAACTGATTATGACATTGGTGAGGACCACATTAGTAACTACTCCAG ATGGAGCCCCATAGAATGCTCGGTGAACACAAAGAAAGTTGTTGCTAAGAAAGAGAAGAGTGTTTCTCAGAATGACTCCACAGCTAAACCACCTCTCCCTACACTGTCGCACATGGAGAGGACCAGCGACTCTAAACAAG ATATTGCTGTATCTCAAGTGGTAAAAGAAAAGCCTAGGCAAACCGCGAAGGTGAGCACTTCTAGTAAGCCCAAGCCCAAGCCTCCTGCTAAAGGATCAATGATGTCCTTCTTTGGCATCGCAagca GTGACAAACAGAAAGCACCACCAGCTAAGAAAGTTGAGGCAAAACCACAGCAGCAGAAGCCTCAGCAAAAAGAAACCTCTCA ACTAAAAGAACCTGTTTCAAGTGTTTCCAAACCTGCAACCACCTCACCAAAAAAAGAAGAACCACCATCTAGTCGAATAAAGACTACTAAG AGTAAAGCATCTGGCTTGTTTGATGGGCTAGATGATTCTGATATTGATA ACGAGGACAGTGAAGAAGAAAAACCTCAGCCAAAGCAAGCAAAGCCATTGCGTCAAAGAGGCAAAAG GAAGAACCAAACCACTCAAGTAGCtaagaaagaaaaaa TAATAGTTGACCCACAGCAGAAGAGGCGAAGAGTGCAGGAGTTGTCCAGTGATGAGGAGACCACAG AGAGTGATTTGAGGAGTGTACCTGCTACCAAGGTGAAGACTGAGCTTGGTGGAAAACGACGAAAGAAAATTAGGAGGCTGGTTCCCAAGATGTACATGACTGATGACGGGGAAATGG TGACCGAGCGATCCTGGGAGATGGTCTCCACGGACGCGAGTGGTGAAGAGGACTGTGTACTGACAGTGAGTAAGAAAGCTAAGATTGAACCTAAGAAAGAGGAGGCGAAAGTGTCTCCCAAAAAGACTAAACAAGCAACTCTTATGAACTTTTTTACTAAGTAG
- the LOC135341958 gene encoding serine/threonine-protein phosphatase 6 catalytic subunit-like, whose protein sequence is MGATDIDEWIEIVAKCQYLPENELKKLCDYVCDLLLEESNVQPVSTPVTVCGDIHGQFYDLQELFRTGGPIPDTSYVFMGDFVDRGYYSLETFTQLLVYKAKFPSKITLLRGNHETRQITQVYGFYDECQNKYGNANAWRYCCRVFDLLTIAAIIDEEILCVHGGLSPEVKTLDQIRTIDRGIEIPHEGAFCDLVWSDPEEIAGWAISPRGAGYLFGASVTQEFMHLNGLRLICRAHQLVNEGIKYMFDSRLVTVWSAPNYCYRCGNIAAILQFNDVLDNRQSKLFKAVPDAERVIPQRVTTPYFL, encoded by the exons ATGGGAGCTACAGACATCGATGAGTGGATAGAGATTGTCGCAAAGTGTCAGTATCTACCGGAAAACGAGCTAAAG AAACTGTGTGACTACGTGTGCGACCTCTTGCTTGAGGAGTCCAATGTCCAGCCAGTGTCTACCCCagtcactgtgtgtggggaCATTCACGGACAG TTTTATGACCTCCAAGAGCTGTTTAGAACAGGTGGACCCATCCCCGATACATCTTACGTGTTCATG GGAGACTTTGTTGATCGAGGGTATTACAGTCTCGAGACGTTCACCCAGCTCCTGGTCTACAAGGCCAAGTTCCCTAGCAAGATAACTCTGTTGAGAGGGAATCATGAGACTAGACAGATCACTCAGGTGTATGGATTTTATG ATGAGTGTCAGAACAAGTACGGGAATGCTAATGCCTGGAGGTACTGCTGTAGAGTGTTTGACCTGCTCACTATAGCTGCA ATCATAGATGAGGAGATCCTCTGTGTACACGGAGGCCTCTCTCCTGAAGTGAAGACTCTAGACCAG ATTCGTACAATAGACAGAGGGATCGAAATTCCACACGAGGGAGCGTTTTGTG ATCTGGTGTGGTCAGATCCAGAGGAGATTGCTGGTTGGGCCATTAGTCCGAGGGGTGCTGGATACCTCTTTGGGGCAAGTGTCACACAAGAG ttcatGCACTTGAATGGGCTGAGGCTGATCTGCCGAGCCCATCAGTTGGTCAATGAAGGCATCAAGTACATGTTTGACAGTCGCCTGGTGACTGTGTGGTCTGCCCCCAACTACTGCTACAGATGTGGAAACATAGCAGCTATATTGCAGTTCAATGATGTGCTGGACAACCGACAGAGCAAGCTCTTCAAGGCTGTGCCAGATGCTGAGCGTGTTATCCCACAGAGAGTGACAACTCCATACTTTCTTTAA
- the LOC135341915 gene encoding fibropellin-1-like isoform X1: MSVLVVCMSCLCLWLGKLSVLVSADYVLQVEVVSYSNPSNTRSDGQCCDSPQPFNGVEPCNSGERCDTYFTYCLRPRFTEATTIVCPNTEPGFIANSTNVVDGATIEFSQPTVLGLPNPFNLTGISTAWEGAQLYIQVFDLDGNGADVIERLGSDVSLNSDAILPVGNTARGTINGNRAAIIVRATVLCAPFYNGSSCEILNHCESNAVTCSERGTCVNGFNGSTCDCNPPYIGENCESQDFCFNTNCNERGTCNNGLDSYTCSCDPGYTGADCETNIDDCMNRNCSGNGVCVDGVNSFSCECVSGFTGEMCSVETQEARSDDATAAIAGGVVGGLVGVVLIVVIVIVIVAVIILKNKQEWSKYNVSGGGTADNVNNMDNPVYGVCETDTAQPQPNTLPTAPSPSSLQEHEFDNPLYDTSEPLPPVYKSVEGRDERLMSGNYATVAEHDDGLGQTSDIYDDVNT; the protein is encoded by the exons ATGAGTGTCCTTGTAGTGTGTATGAGCTGCCTGTGTCTATGGCTGGGGAAG CTCAGTGTACTGGTGTCTGCAGACTATGTGCTACAAGTGGAGGTGGTCTCCTACAGTAATCCATCCAACACACGCTCTGATGGTCAATGCTGTGATTCACCACAGCCATTCAATGGTGTAGAACCATGTAACTCTGGGGAGCGCTGTGACACCTACTTCACCTACTGTCTGAGGCCAcggttcactgaggctactactATAGTGTGTCCCAATACTGAGCCCGGATTTATTGCAAATAGCACCAATGTTGTCGATGGGGCAACCATTGAATTCTCACAACCTACTGTACTAGGACTCCCTAATCCGTTCAATCTGACTGGAATATCGACAGCCTGGGAG GGAGCTCAGCTTTATATACAAGTGTTTGATTTAGATGGCAATGGTGCAGATGTTATTGAAAGGCTTGGAAGTGATGTGAGTTTAAATAGTGATGCTATTCTCCCAGTTGGAAACACAGCAAGAGGCACAATTAATGGTAACAGGGCTGCTATCATTGTTAGGGCTACTGTGCTGTGTGCTCCATTCTACAATGGAAGCAGTTGTGAGATACTCAATCACTGTGAGTCCAATGCTGTCACATGCAGTGAACGAGGAACATGTGTGAATGGATTTAATGGTTCCACTTGCGACTGTAACCCTCCCTATATTGGTGAAAACTGTGAGAGTCAAGATTTTTGCTTCAACACAAATTGCAATGAGAGAGGAACGTGTAATAACGGCCTTGATTCCTACACCTGCTCATGTGatcctggctacactggtgctgattgtgagaccaacattgatgattgtaTGAATAGGaactgcagtggaaatggtgtgtgtgtggatggtgtcaACTCCTTcagttgtgagtgtgtgtctgGCTTCACTGGAGAGATGTGCAGTGTGGAGACACAAG AGGCTAGATCAGATGATGCAACAGCTGCTATAGCTGGTGGAGTGGTGGGGGGATTGGTTGGCGTTGTGCTGATTGTAGTCATAGTGATTGTCATAGTCGCAGTAATTATCCTCAAGAACAAACAAGAGTGGTCTAAATACAACG TTAGTGGAGGAGGAACAGCTGACAATGTCAATAATATGGACAACCCAGTGTACGGTGTGTGTGAGACAGACACAGCTCAGCCTCAACCCAACACCCTCCCTACTGCCCCATCCCCCTCCTCTCTACAAGAGCACGAGTTTGACAACCCCCTGTACGATACGTcggagcccctccccccagtgTACAAAAGTGTGGAGGGGAGGGATGAGAGACTCATGAGTGGTAACTATGCAACCGTTGCCGAGCATGATGATGGACTGGGACAGACTAGTGATATCTATGATGATGTCAACACATGA
- the LOC135341915 gene encoding fibropellin-1-like isoform X2, protein MAGEDYVLQVEVVSYSNPSNTRSDGQCCDSPQPFNGVEPCNSGERCDTYFTYCLRPRFTEATTIVCPNTEPGFIANSTNVVDGATIEFSQPTVLGLPNPFNLTGISTAWEGAQLYIQVFDLDGNGADVIERLGSDVSLNSDAILPVGNTARGTINGNRAAIIVRATVLCAPFYNGSSCEILNHCESNAVTCSERGTCVNGFNGSTCDCNPPYIGENCESQDFCFNTNCNERGTCNNGLDSYTCSCDPGYTGADCETNIDDCMNRNCSGNGVCVDGVNSFSCECVSGFTGEMCSVETQEARSDDATAAIAGGVVGGLVGVVLIVVIVIVIVAVIILKNKQEWSKYNVSGGGTADNVNNMDNPVYGVCETDTAQPQPNTLPTAPSPSSLQEHEFDNPLYDTSEPLPPVYKSVEGRDERLMSGNYATVAEHDDGLGQTSDIYDDVNT, encoded by the exons ATGGCTGGGGAAG ACTATGTGCTACAAGTGGAGGTGGTCTCCTACAGTAATCCATCCAACACACGCTCTGATGGTCAATGCTGTGATTCACCACAGCCATTCAATGGTGTAGAACCATGTAACTCTGGGGAGCGCTGTGACACCTACTTCACCTACTGTCTGAGGCCAcggttcactgaggctactactATAGTGTGTCCCAATACTGAGCCCGGATTTATTGCAAATAGCACCAATGTTGTCGATGGGGCAACCATTGAATTCTCACAACCTACTGTACTAGGACTCCCTAATCCGTTCAATCTGACTGGAATATCGACAGCCTGGGAG GGAGCTCAGCTTTATATACAAGTGTTTGATTTAGATGGCAATGGTGCAGATGTTATTGAAAGGCTTGGAAGTGATGTGAGTTTAAATAGTGATGCTATTCTCCCAGTTGGAAACACAGCAAGAGGCACAATTAATGGTAACAGGGCTGCTATCATTGTTAGGGCTACTGTGCTGTGTGCTCCATTCTACAATGGAAGCAGTTGTGAGATACTCAATCACTGTGAGTCCAATGCTGTCACATGCAGTGAACGAGGAACATGTGTGAATGGATTTAATGGTTCCACTTGCGACTGTAACCCTCCCTATATTGGTGAAAACTGTGAGAGTCAAGATTTTTGCTTCAACACAAATTGCAATGAGAGAGGAACGTGTAATAACGGCCTTGATTCCTACACCTGCTCATGTGatcctggctacactggtgctgattgtgagaccaacattgatgattgtaTGAATAGGaactgcagtggaaatggtgtgtgtgtggatggtgtcaACTCCTTcagttgtgagtgtgtgtctgGCTTCACTGGAGAGATGTGCAGTGTGGAGACACAAG AGGCTAGATCAGATGATGCAACAGCTGCTATAGCTGGTGGAGTGGTGGGGGGATTGGTTGGCGTTGTGCTGATTGTAGTCATAGTGATTGTCATAGTCGCAGTAATTATCCTCAAGAACAAACAAGAGTGGTCTAAATACAACG TTAGTGGAGGAGGAACAGCTGACAATGTCAATAATATGGACAACCCAGTGTACGGTGTGTGTGAGACAGACACAGCTCAGCCTCAACCCAACACCCTCCCTACTGCCCCATCCCCCTCCTCTCTACAAGAGCACGAGTTTGACAACCCCCTGTACGATACGTcggagcccctccccccagtgTACAAAAGTGTGGAGGGGAGGGATGAGAGACTCATGAGTGGTAACTATGCAACCGTTGCCGAGCATGATGATGGACTGGGACAGACTAGTGATATCTATGATGATGTCAACACATGA
- the LOC135341908 gene encoding sushi, von Willebrand factor type A, EGF and pentraxin domain-containing protein 1-like isoform X2, which translates to MSVLVVCMSCLCLWLGKLSVLVSADYVLQVEVVFYNHGFNTRFDGQCCDPRNGGGCTGGERCDTYFTYCLRPRFTEAATIECPNTEPGFTANSTNVVDGATIDFTQPTVLGLPNPFNLTGISTAWEGAQLYIQVFDLDDDGADVIERFRFDASFINGTILPVGTTAGGTINGNRAAITASVTVLCAPFYTGSSCEILNHCESNAVTCSERGTCVNGFDGSSCDCNPPYIGENCESQDFCFNTNCNERGTCNNGLNSYTCSCDPGYTGTDCEDDIDDCLNVNCSGNGVCVDGVNSFSCECMSGFTGERCSVETQEMRSDDATPAIAGGVVGGLVVIVLIAVLIVVIVILIVKNKQESSRYISGGTTNNDIPCQNNVVYGVCEMAQPQPNTLATAPPPSSLQEHEFDYPLCDMSEPLPPVYKSVDEKLMLNVNVSYVTVAEREDGLEQTSGIYNDVNMRQ; encoded by the exons ATGAGTGTCCTTGTAGTGTGTATGAGCTGCCTGTGTCTATGGCTGGGGAAG CTCAGTGTACTGGTGTCTGCAGACTATGTGCTACAAGTGGAGGTGGTCTTCTATAATCATGGATTCAACACACGCTTTGATGGTCAATGTTGTGATCCACGCAATGGTGGAGGATGTACCGGAGGGGAGCGCTGTGACACCTACTTCACCTACTGTCTGAGGCCACGGTTCACAGAGGCTGCTACTATAGAGTGTCCCAATACTGAGCCCGGATTTACTGCAAATAGCACCAATGTTGTTGATGGGGCAACCATTGATTTCACACAACCTACCGTACTAGGACTCCCTAATCCGTTCAATCTGACTGGAATATCGACAGCCTGGGAG GGAGCTCAGCTTTATATACAAGTGTTTGATTTGGATGACGATGGCGCAGATGTTATTGAAAGGTTTAGATTTGATGCGAGTTTTATTAATGGTACTATTCTCCCAGTTGGAACCACAGCAGGAGGCACAATTAATGGTAACAGGGCTGCTATCACTGCTAGTGTTACTGTGCTGTGTGCTCCATTCTACACTGGAAGCAGTTGTGAGATACTCAATCACTGTGAGTCCAATGCTGTCACATGCAGTGAACGAGGAACATGTGTGAATGGATTTGATGGTTCCAGTTGCGACTGTAACCCTCCCTATATTGGTGAAAACTGTGAAAGTCAAGATTTTTGCTTCAACACAAATTGCAATGAAAGAGGAACGTGTAATAACGGCCTTAATTCCTACACCTGCTCATGTGATCCTGGCTATACTGGTACTGATTGTGAGGATGATATTGATGATTGTCTTAACGTAAATTGCAGTGGAAATGGT gtgtgtgtggatggtgtcaACTCCTTCAGTTGTGAGTGTATGTCTGGCTTCACTGGAGAGAGGTGCAGTGTGGAGACACAAG AGATGAGATCAGATGATGCAACACCTGCTATAGCTGGTGGAGTAGTTGGGGGACTGGTTGTCATTGTGCTGATTGCAGTGCTGATTGTAGTCATAGTCATTCTCATAGTGAAGAACAAGCAAGAGTCATCACGATACA TTAGTGGAGGAACAACCAACAATGACATACCATGTCAGAACAACGTGGTGTACGGTGTGTGTGAGATGGCTCAGCCTCAACCTAACACCCTCGCTactgccccacccccctcctcTCTACAAGAGCACGAGTTTGACTACCCCCTGTGTGATATGTCGGAGCCCCTCCCACCAGTGTACAAAAGTGTGGACGAGAAACTCATGTTAAATGTAAATGTTAGCTATGTAACCGTTGCCGAACGTGAGGATGGACTAGAACAGACTAGTGGTATCTATAATGATGTCAACATGAGGCAATGA
- the LOC135341908 gene encoding sushi, von Willebrand factor type A, EGF and pentraxin domain-containing protein 1-like isoform X1 yields the protein MSVLVVCMSCLCLWLGKLSVLVSADYVLQVEVVFYNHGFNTRFDGQCCDPRNGGGCTGGERCDTYFTYCLRPRFTEAATIECPNTEPGFTANSTNVVDGATIDFTQPTVLGLPNPFNLTGISTAWEGAQLYIQVFDLDDDGADVIERFRFDASFINGTILPVGTTAGGTINGNRAAITASVTVLCAPFYTGSSCEILNHCESNAVTCSERGTCVNGFDGSSCDCNPPYIGENCESQDFCFNTNCNERGTCNNGLNSYTCSCDPGYTGTDCEDDIDDCLNVNCSGNGRCVDMVNMFVCDCEPGYTGADCETNIDDCVNRNCSGNGVCVDGVNSFSCECMSGFTGERCSVETQEMRSDDATPAIAGGVVGGLVVIVLIAVLIVVIVILIVKNKQESSRYISGGTTNNDIPCQNNVVYGVCEMAQPQPNTLATAPPPSSLQEHEFDYPLCDMSEPLPPVYKSVDEKLMLNVNVSYVTVAEREDGLEQTSGIYNDVNMRQ from the exons ATGAGTGTCCTTGTAGTGTGTATGAGCTGCCTGTGTCTATGGCTGGGGAAG CTCAGTGTACTGGTGTCTGCAGACTATGTGCTACAAGTGGAGGTGGTCTTCTATAATCATGGATTCAACACACGCTTTGATGGTCAATGTTGTGATCCACGCAATGGTGGAGGATGTACCGGAGGGGAGCGCTGTGACACCTACTTCACCTACTGTCTGAGGCCACGGTTCACAGAGGCTGCTACTATAGAGTGTCCCAATACTGAGCCCGGATTTACTGCAAATAGCACCAATGTTGTTGATGGGGCAACCATTGATTTCACACAACCTACCGTACTAGGACTCCCTAATCCGTTCAATCTGACTGGAATATCGACAGCCTGGGAG GGAGCTCAGCTTTATATACAAGTGTTTGATTTGGATGACGATGGCGCAGATGTTATTGAAAGGTTTAGATTTGATGCGAGTTTTATTAATGGTACTATTCTCCCAGTTGGAACCACAGCAGGAGGCACAATTAATGGTAACAGGGCTGCTATCACTGCTAGTGTTACTGTGCTGTGTGCTCCATTCTACACTGGAAGCAGTTGTGAGATACTCAATCACTGTGAGTCCAATGCTGTCACATGCAGTGAACGAGGAACATGTGTGAATGGATTTGATGGTTCCAGTTGCGACTGTAACCCTCCCTATATTGGTGAAAACTGTGAAAGTCAAGATTTTTGCTTCAACACAAATTGCAATGAAAGAGGAACGTGTAATAACGGCCTTAATTCCTACACCTGCTCATGTGATCCTGGCTATACTGGTACTGATTGTGAGGATGATATTGATGATTGTCTTAACGTAAATTGCAGTGGAAATGGTCGTTGTGTTGACATGGTGAACATGTTCGTATGTGACTGTGAACCTGGCTAcactggtgctgattgtgagaccaacattgatgattgtgtgaataggaactgcagtggaaatggtgtgtgtgtggatggtgtcaACTCCTTCAGTTGTGAGTGTATGTCTGGCTTCACTGGAGAGAGGTGCAGTGTGGAGACACAAG AGATGAGATCAGATGATGCAACACCTGCTATAGCTGGTGGAGTAGTTGGGGGACTGGTTGTCATTGTGCTGATTGCAGTGCTGATTGTAGTCATAGTCATTCTCATAGTGAAGAACAAGCAAGAGTCATCACGATACA TTAGTGGAGGAACAACCAACAATGACATACCATGTCAGAACAACGTGGTGTACGGTGTGTGTGAGATGGCTCAGCCTCAACCTAACACCCTCGCTactgccccacccccctcctcTCTACAAGAGCACGAGTTTGACTACCCCCTGTGTGATATGTCGGAGCCCCTCCCACCAGTGTACAAAAGTGTGGACGAGAAACTCATGTTAAATGTAAATGTTAGCTATGTAACCGTTGCCGAACGTGAGGATGGACTAGAACAGACTAGTGGTATCTATAATGATGTCAACATGAGGCAATGA